In Haliotis asinina isolate JCU_RB_2024 chromosome 15, JCU_Hal_asi_v2, whole genome shotgun sequence, one DNA window encodes the following:
- the LOC137265585 gene encoding WD repeat-containing protein 11-like isoform X2, whose product MKLFPKIITGALHAQNKNACDWGWQGKLAYGCHNFVTVVDPGTVQVIQVLEKHKANVVKVKWGKENYHHDLNSPYTLRLVSADAAGVIIVWDVAQGQAKVEFSEGNKPVQDMEWLRNQDASRDLLVALHPPYSLVLWNADTGTRLWKKTYTENLLSFSFDPFNSKNLAFLGQDCIVFIDDFTITKTPSSNGKKFYIFSPSSQNSSVNQAGNTNSLERKSSSKNLAQRMTRILVGESKPSKSNQTDEETIALNECIQLSFHQSCRHHLLLLYPRELLILDLEINQTVGIISLDKAASSFAQIIPCWQRDVFYCLHENGSISVRVRRKTNLMSAPASEGSGAFDDTPPNVSLDVAYDLRCQSDPLRVTRHNRVYGIASSLTSERTLALIMSDSRVIFWDLHTVDMPIEIDPQLASPLYTPGLTLPSPAQQISSRKQDFPVISSLAYPKAALTDLIGQSQLPLGEGQRSNKGHTVQLKFILTGLLNGIAAHVTTIRMCPPLTNKNWNVYEPLLALGTFSGAVQIVNVASGQLDREYSLHSSMVRGIEWCGLKTFLSYAYPNPGPSGLVKNEVFYVDILSGKVTLVRTQRDEESRIESLQISHLRQYFVLAFKDKPLELWDMRTLTIIRELPKAFPRPTAAVWSPSHSLKSLKKKLLDSGAEEDKTAMIKSTDGETPPTTTSSQTSMSDSTTSTKEKKSQGKVTVREHFVMTDKDGTVFHFIVEGSLISDVTKIPPESGLSTVTTLAWKGDFLVFGDVDGTQCLWDLKAKISRTTPSSRGWIKKIRFAPGRENFKFFTLHNDGLVIWDINKDGKSEILHSIKSPKEIAKVVDAEWAGSDRPVVVTASGCVHIFDITMKKASSSIDQWDLTEPVFSPHLLPPKSSQLMKCLLQHQPWTEEFSLSLEGMREDDMEVQRIVNSQIQLIDSDLLAYLPFCQFGTAQRCLLTARLFGDESEIHFWTVALHYLRSTKAQPASKSPSRVTSQADMTDLFVPQTPGYKEASDLVLLENPEEVERQRILTNLYRDQPLERCYDAMVDNRNFKKYQLDRVSLHDSKRSTYEHTQKCAENYMLLGQTDRAVQLLLETEAENDNYYVDSLRACLVASIRSSGASQSTIKLVATNLIANGKLSEGVQLLCLIDKGLDACRYLQTYGNWDKAVWLAKATLDNSECSEVMKRWTDHLCGTQVNQKSKALLVLLSLGQFFKVVEMLYGMRCFDRATCFIEACLEFGVIEKTTETASLMEAVFLEHARFLTNLGLKKAAEYYCHLAGNKGQQLLKEVEILFT is encoded by the exons ATGAAACTGTTCCCTAAAATAATTACAGGGGCCTTGCATGCCCAGAACAAAAATGCATGTGACTG GGGTTGGCAAGGGAAGCTGGCCTATGGTTGCCACAACTTTGTGACTGTGGTGGATCCGGGGACGGTTCAG GTTATTCAAGTGCTTGAGAAACACAAGGCCAATGTTGTCAAA GTGAAATGGGGAAAGGAGAACTACCACCATGACCTCAACAGCCCTTACACTCTGCGTCTGGTGTCTGCTGATGCTGCTGGGGTCATTATTGTGTGGGACGTGGCACAGGGACAGGCCAAAGTGGAGTTCTCCGAGGGAAACAAGCCAGTTCAAG ACATGGAATGGCTGCGGAACCAGGATGCATCACGTGACCTGCTGGTGGCGCTGCATCCCCCATACTCCCTGGTTCTGTGGAATGCTGACACCGGCACCAGACTCTGGAAGAAGACCTACACTGAGAACTTGCTTTCCTTCTCCTTTGATCCCTTCAACTCTAAGAACCTTGCAT ttttgggTCAGGACTGCATTGTGTTCATTGATGACTTCACCATCACCAAGACCCCTTCCAGCAATGGCAAAAAGTTCTACATATTCAGCCCCTCTAGTCAGA ATTCGTCTGTGAACCAGGCTGGAAACACCAACAGTCTCGAAAGGAAGTCTTCCTCCAAGAATCTAGCACAGCGGATGACCAGGATTCTGGTGGGCGAGAGTAAACCAAG CAAGTCAAACCAGACTGATGAAGAGACCATTGCTCTGAATGAGTGCATCCAGTTGTCTTTCCATCAGTCTTGTCGCCACCACCTTCTTCTCCTCTACCCTAGAGAACTCCTCATCCTTGACCTTGAAATCAACCAAACTGTggggattatctcccttgacaAAGCAGCCTCTTCCTTTGCCCAG ATTATCCCCTGCTGGCAGAGAGATGTGTTCTACTGTCTGCATGAGAACGGCAGTATATCGGTGCGGGTCCGCCGCAAGACCAACCTGATGTCTGCGCCTGCATCCGAGGGATCTGGAGCTTTTG ACGACACTCCACCCAATGTATCCTTGGATGTGGCGTATGACCTCCGCTGTCAGTCGGACCCGCTGCGAGTGACACGACACAATCGGGTGTATGGCATAGCCTCCTCCCTCACCTCAGAGCGGACGCTGGCTCTCATCATGAGCGACAGCAGGGTCATCTTCTGGGACCTCCACACCGTGGACATGCCG ATTGAGATTGACCCTCAGCTAGCATCTCCTCTGTACACACCTGGACTCACCCTGCCATCCCCTGCCCAGCAGATTTCGTCCCGCAAACAGGACTTCCCTGTCATCTCCAGCCTGGCATACCCCAAGGCTGCTCTCACTGATCTCATTGGTCAGTCCCAGCTGCCCCTGGGTGAAGGTCAGAGGTCAAACAAAGGTCACACAGTTCAACTCAAGTTCATCTTGACTGGGTTGCTGAATGGAATCGCTGCACACGTCACCACCATCAGAATGTGTCCTCCTCTCACAAACAAAAACTGGAATGTCTATGAACCTCTTCTGGCTCTAG GTACCTTCTCCGGTGCTGTCCAGATTGTGAATGTGGCTTCTGGTCAGTTGGATCGAGAATACAGCCTGCACTCTTCCATGGTGAG AGGTATTGAGTGGTGCGGACTGAAGACGTTCCTCTCCTACGCCTACCCCAACCCAGGGCCCAGTGGACTGGTCAAGAACGAGGTGTTTTATGTGGACATCTTGTCTG GTAAAGTGACATTGGTGAGGACGCAGCGCGACGAGGAGTCCCGCATAGAGTCACTGCAGATCTCACATCTCAG ACAGTACTTTGTGCTGGCCTTCAAGGACAAGCCGCTGGAGCTGTGGGACATGAGAACATTGACCATTATCAGGGAGCTGCCCAAAGCATTCCCCAGACCCACAGCTGCT GTGTGGTCCCCCTCCCACAGTCTGAAGAGTCTGAAGAAGAAGCTGCTGGACTCGGGGGCGGAAGAGGACAAGACGGCCATGATCAAGTCTACTGATGGGGAGACACCGCCCACAACTACCTCCTCACAGACCAGTATGTCAGACAGCACCACCAGCACCAA AGAAAAGAAAAGCCAGGGCAAGGTGACTGTTAGGGAACACTTTGTGATGACCGACAAGGACGGCACCGTCTTTCACTTCATAGTAGAGGGGAGCCTTATTTCCGACGTCACCAAGATACCCCCAGAA AGTGGCCTGAGCACGGTGACAACGCTGGCCTGGAAGGGAGACTTCCTGGTGTTTGGTGATGTTGATGGCACTCAGTGTCTGTGGGACCTCAAGGCCAAAATATCCAG AACCACACCATCCAGCCGTGGTTGGATCAAGAAGATTCGGTTTGCTCCGGGTCGAGAGAATTTCAAATTCTTCACCCTCCACAATGATGGTCTCGTCATCTGGGACATCAACAAGGATGGGAAG TCTGAAATCTTGCATTCAATAAAGAGTCCGAAGGAGATAGCTAAAGTTGTGGATGCAGAGTGGGCAGGGTCAGACAGGCCGGTGGTCGTCACTGCCAGTGGGTGTGTCCACATCTTTGACATCACCATGAAGAAAGCCAGCTCTAGCATCGACCAGTGGGACCTCACAG AGCCAGTGTTCAGTCCACACTTGTTGCCACCCAAGTCGTCACAGCTGATGAAGTGCCTCCTGCAGCACCAGCCCTGGACGGAGGAGTTCAGTCTCAGTCTGGAGGGCATGAGGGAGGATGACATGGAAGTCCAGAGGATTGTCAACTCACAGATACAGCTCATAGACAG TGACCTATTGGCCTATCTGCCGTTCTGCCAGTTTGGGACAGCCCAGAGATGCCTCCTCACTGCCAG ATTGTTTGGTGATGAATCTGAAATCCACTTCTGGACGGTGGCTCTTCACTATCTCCGGTCAACGAAAGCTCAGCCAGCAAGCAAG TCCCCAAGCCGCGTAACTTCCCAGGCCGACATGACTGATCTGTTCGTGCCACAGACCCCGGGGTACAAGGAGGCCAGTGACCTTGTGTTGCTGGAGAACCCTGAGGAGGTGGAGAGACAGCGGATTCTCACCAACCTCTACCGCGACCAGCCACTGGAGCGATGCTACGACGCCATGGTCGACAACAGGAACTTTAAA AAATACCAGCTAGACCGTGTGTCCCTCCATGACAGTAAGCGGTCGACGTACGAGCACACTCAGAAGTGTGCGGAGAACTACATGCTGCTAGGCCAGACAGACCGAGCGGTGCAGTTGCTCCTGGAGACAGAGGCGGAGAATGACAACTACTACGTCGACAGTCTCAG GGCTTGCCTCGTAGCCAGCATCAGGTCTTCTGGAGCCTCACAGAGCACCATCAAACTTGTCGCCACAAACCTCATTGCCAATGGTAAACTATCAG AAGGGGTACAGTTGCTGTGTCTGATAGACAAAGGTTTGGATGCGTGTCGATACCTCCAGACATACGGCAACTGGGACAAGGCTGTCTGGTTGGCCAAG GCTACCCTGGACAACAGTGAGTGCAGTGAAGTAATGAAGAGATGGACGGATCATCTTTGTGGGACACAAGTCAACCAGAAG AGCAAGGCCCTGTTGGTCCTGCTGTCTCTGGGCCAGTTCTTCAAGGTGGTGGAGATGCTATATGGGATGAGATGCTTCGACAGGGCCACCTGTTTCATCGAGGCTTGTCTGGAGTTCGGGGTCATCGAGAAGACAACTGAAACTG
- the LOC137265585 gene encoding WD repeat-containing protein 11-like isoform X1: protein MKLFPKIITGALHAQNKNACDWGWQGKLAYGCHNFVTVVDPGTVQVIQVLEKHKANVVKVKWGKENYHHDLNSPYTLRLVSADAAGVIIVWDVAQGQAKVEFSEGNKPVQDMEWLRNQDASRDLLVALHPPYSLVLWNADTGTRLWKKTYTENLLSFSFDPFNSKNLAFLGQDCIVFIDDFTITKTPSSNGKKFYIFSPSSQNSSVNQAGNTNSLERKSSSKNLAQRMTRILVGESKPSKSNQTDEETIALNECIQLSFHQSCRHHLLLLYPRELLILDLEINQTVGIISLDKAASSFAQIIPCWQRDVFYCLHENGSISVRVRRKTNLMSAPASEGSGAFDDTPPNVSLDVAYDLRCQSDPLRVTRHNRVYGIASSLTSERTLALIMSDSRVIFWDLHTVDMPIEIDPQLASPLYTPGLTLPSPAQQISSRKQDFPVISSLAYPKAALTDLIGQSQLPLGEGQRSNKGHTVQLKFILTGLLNGIAAHVTTIRMCPPLTNKNWNVYEPLLALGTFSGAVQIVNVASGQLDREYSLHSSMVRGIEWCGLKTFLSYAYPNPGPSGLVKNEVFYVDILSGKVTLVRTQRDEESRIESLQISHLRQYFVLAFKDKPLELWDMRTLTIIRELPKAFPRPTAAVWSPSHSLKSLKKKLLDSGAEEDKTAMIKSTDGETPPTTTSSQTSMSDSTTSTKEKKSQGKVTVREHFVMTDKDGTVFHFIVEGSLISDVTKIPPESGLSTVTTLAWKGDFLVFGDVDGTQCLWDLKAKISRTTPSSRGWIKKIRFAPGRENFKFFTLHNDGLVIWDINKDGKSEILHSIKSPKEIAKVVDAEWAGSDRPVVVTASGCVHIFDITMKKASSSIDQWDLTEPVFSPHLLPPKSSQLMKCLLQHQPWTEEFSLSLEGMREDDMEVQRIVNSQIQLIDSDLLAYLPFCQFGTAQRCLLTARLFGDESEIHFWTVALHYLRSTKAQPASKSPSRVTSQADMTDLFVPQTPGYKEASDLVLLENPEEVERQRILTNLYRDQPLERCYDAMVDNRNFKKYQLDRVSLHDSKRSTYEHTQKCAENYMLLGQTDRAVQLLLETEAENDNYYVDSLRACLVASIRSSGASQSTIKLVATNLIANGKLSEGVQLLCLIDKGLDACRYLQTYGNWDKAVWLAKVRTQCATLDNSECSEVMKRWTDHLCGTQVNQKSKALLVLLSLGQFFKVVEMLYGMRCFDRATCFIEACLEFGVIEKTTETASLMEAVFLEHARFLTNLGLKKAAEYYCHLAGNKGQQLLKEVEILFT, encoded by the exons ATGAAACTGTTCCCTAAAATAATTACAGGGGCCTTGCATGCCCAGAACAAAAATGCATGTGACTG GGGTTGGCAAGGGAAGCTGGCCTATGGTTGCCACAACTTTGTGACTGTGGTGGATCCGGGGACGGTTCAG GTTATTCAAGTGCTTGAGAAACACAAGGCCAATGTTGTCAAA GTGAAATGGGGAAAGGAGAACTACCACCATGACCTCAACAGCCCTTACACTCTGCGTCTGGTGTCTGCTGATGCTGCTGGGGTCATTATTGTGTGGGACGTGGCACAGGGACAGGCCAAAGTGGAGTTCTCCGAGGGAAACAAGCCAGTTCAAG ACATGGAATGGCTGCGGAACCAGGATGCATCACGTGACCTGCTGGTGGCGCTGCATCCCCCATACTCCCTGGTTCTGTGGAATGCTGACACCGGCACCAGACTCTGGAAGAAGACCTACACTGAGAACTTGCTTTCCTTCTCCTTTGATCCCTTCAACTCTAAGAACCTTGCAT ttttgggTCAGGACTGCATTGTGTTCATTGATGACTTCACCATCACCAAGACCCCTTCCAGCAATGGCAAAAAGTTCTACATATTCAGCCCCTCTAGTCAGA ATTCGTCTGTGAACCAGGCTGGAAACACCAACAGTCTCGAAAGGAAGTCTTCCTCCAAGAATCTAGCACAGCGGATGACCAGGATTCTGGTGGGCGAGAGTAAACCAAG CAAGTCAAACCAGACTGATGAAGAGACCATTGCTCTGAATGAGTGCATCCAGTTGTCTTTCCATCAGTCTTGTCGCCACCACCTTCTTCTCCTCTACCCTAGAGAACTCCTCATCCTTGACCTTGAAATCAACCAAACTGTggggattatctcccttgacaAAGCAGCCTCTTCCTTTGCCCAG ATTATCCCCTGCTGGCAGAGAGATGTGTTCTACTGTCTGCATGAGAACGGCAGTATATCGGTGCGGGTCCGCCGCAAGACCAACCTGATGTCTGCGCCTGCATCCGAGGGATCTGGAGCTTTTG ACGACACTCCACCCAATGTATCCTTGGATGTGGCGTATGACCTCCGCTGTCAGTCGGACCCGCTGCGAGTGACACGACACAATCGGGTGTATGGCATAGCCTCCTCCCTCACCTCAGAGCGGACGCTGGCTCTCATCATGAGCGACAGCAGGGTCATCTTCTGGGACCTCCACACCGTGGACATGCCG ATTGAGATTGACCCTCAGCTAGCATCTCCTCTGTACACACCTGGACTCACCCTGCCATCCCCTGCCCAGCAGATTTCGTCCCGCAAACAGGACTTCCCTGTCATCTCCAGCCTGGCATACCCCAAGGCTGCTCTCACTGATCTCATTGGTCAGTCCCAGCTGCCCCTGGGTGAAGGTCAGAGGTCAAACAAAGGTCACACAGTTCAACTCAAGTTCATCTTGACTGGGTTGCTGAATGGAATCGCTGCACACGTCACCACCATCAGAATGTGTCCTCCTCTCACAAACAAAAACTGGAATGTCTATGAACCTCTTCTGGCTCTAG GTACCTTCTCCGGTGCTGTCCAGATTGTGAATGTGGCTTCTGGTCAGTTGGATCGAGAATACAGCCTGCACTCTTCCATGGTGAG AGGTATTGAGTGGTGCGGACTGAAGACGTTCCTCTCCTACGCCTACCCCAACCCAGGGCCCAGTGGACTGGTCAAGAACGAGGTGTTTTATGTGGACATCTTGTCTG GTAAAGTGACATTGGTGAGGACGCAGCGCGACGAGGAGTCCCGCATAGAGTCACTGCAGATCTCACATCTCAG ACAGTACTTTGTGCTGGCCTTCAAGGACAAGCCGCTGGAGCTGTGGGACATGAGAACATTGACCATTATCAGGGAGCTGCCCAAAGCATTCCCCAGACCCACAGCTGCT GTGTGGTCCCCCTCCCACAGTCTGAAGAGTCTGAAGAAGAAGCTGCTGGACTCGGGGGCGGAAGAGGACAAGACGGCCATGATCAAGTCTACTGATGGGGAGACACCGCCCACAACTACCTCCTCACAGACCAGTATGTCAGACAGCACCACCAGCACCAA AGAAAAGAAAAGCCAGGGCAAGGTGACTGTTAGGGAACACTTTGTGATGACCGACAAGGACGGCACCGTCTTTCACTTCATAGTAGAGGGGAGCCTTATTTCCGACGTCACCAAGATACCCCCAGAA AGTGGCCTGAGCACGGTGACAACGCTGGCCTGGAAGGGAGACTTCCTGGTGTTTGGTGATGTTGATGGCACTCAGTGTCTGTGGGACCTCAAGGCCAAAATATCCAG AACCACACCATCCAGCCGTGGTTGGATCAAGAAGATTCGGTTTGCTCCGGGTCGAGAGAATTTCAAATTCTTCACCCTCCACAATGATGGTCTCGTCATCTGGGACATCAACAAGGATGGGAAG TCTGAAATCTTGCATTCAATAAAGAGTCCGAAGGAGATAGCTAAAGTTGTGGATGCAGAGTGGGCAGGGTCAGACAGGCCGGTGGTCGTCACTGCCAGTGGGTGTGTCCACATCTTTGACATCACCATGAAGAAAGCCAGCTCTAGCATCGACCAGTGGGACCTCACAG AGCCAGTGTTCAGTCCACACTTGTTGCCACCCAAGTCGTCACAGCTGATGAAGTGCCTCCTGCAGCACCAGCCCTGGACGGAGGAGTTCAGTCTCAGTCTGGAGGGCATGAGGGAGGATGACATGGAAGTCCAGAGGATTGTCAACTCACAGATACAGCTCATAGACAG TGACCTATTGGCCTATCTGCCGTTCTGCCAGTTTGGGACAGCCCAGAGATGCCTCCTCACTGCCAG ATTGTTTGGTGATGAATCTGAAATCCACTTCTGGACGGTGGCTCTTCACTATCTCCGGTCAACGAAAGCTCAGCCAGCAAGCAAG TCCCCAAGCCGCGTAACTTCCCAGGCCGACATGACTGATCTGTTCGTGCCACAGACCCCGGGGTACAAGGAGGCCAGTGACCTTGTGTTGCTGGAGAACCCTGAGGAGGTGGAGAGACAGCGGATTCTCACCAACCTCTACCGCGACCAGCCACTGGAGCGATGCTACGACGCCATGGTCGACAACAGGAACTTTAAA AAATACCAGCTAGACCGTGTGTCCCTCCATGACAGTAAGCGGTCGACGTACGAGCACACTCAGAAGTGTGCGGAGAACTACATGCTGCTAGGCCAGACAGACCGAGCGGTGCAGTTGCTCCTGGAGACAGAGGCGGAGAATGACAACTACTACGTCGACAGTCTCAG GGCTTGCCTCGTAGCCAGCATCAGGTCTTCTGGAGCCTCACAGAGCACCATCAAACTTGTCGCCACAAACCTCATTGCCAATGGTAAACTATCAG AAGGGGTACAGTTGCTGTGTCTGATAGACAAAGGTTTGGATGCGTGTCGATACCTCCAGACATACGGCAACTGGGACAAGGCTGTCTGGTTGGCCAAGGTCAGGACTCAATGT GCTACCCTGGACAACAGTGAGTGCAGTGAAGTAATGAAGAGATGGACGGATCATCTTTGTGGGACACAAGTCAACCAGAAG AGCAAGGCCCTGTTGGTCCTGCTGTCTCTGGGCCAGTTCTTCAAGGTGGTGGAGATGCTATATGGGATGAGATGCTTCGACAGGGCCACCTGTTTCATCGAGGCTTGTCTGGAGTTCGGGGTCATCGAGAAGACAACTGAAACTG
- the LOC137266083 gene encoding zinc finger MYM-type protein 3-like isoform X2 produces MEKENSAQFFRSLLENIQKACHNFVNFSQFVEVSGYVCVEIDNLKKERYFLSELLQSSGNVISESYCAQVCKTTGHSDSSNNRDVCQQDDDNCYTSHRKRTHSRQTSFQESDQTQVIQPATLKECTDFNQEYSPMSQSFSSAANFKTETLFEEESSQPEEAQVTLPQTLPKSVEYVACHVEPKPEDMIDLDLFEDELDSCELVSMEEESFPTASKGSASVDSYGGTPNKSKLSPGTLNVVKSSVKQFRRFHFDRAGIDVDLLSTPPEKLNLLLLDYFKEARKIDGRELNARTLKNVQVHLDMFLKDAGYPHSISKDRQFQSCRDYLKRKISEGGKVVAQKHSPVDDNDIETLFQAGQLGAHSPEILTNTMWFLNSKYFAIRRPAEHLGMKWGDLLLKSNEKGQEYLERPINNSFSLKVFAKPQTPNRCFVYFYKQYRAMRPNTFLDEGSPFYLKYDRNQGPKNYRLLSETPSYSSFLNIWRKMIAGSYLPINKKIY; encoded by the coding sequence ATGGAGAAGGAAAACTCCGCCCAGTTTTTCAGATCCCTTttggaaaatatacaaaaagcCTGTCACAATTTTGTGAACTTCAGTCAGTTTGTGGAGGTCAGCGGCTATGTGTGTGTGGAGATTGACAACCTGAAGAAAGAGAGATATTTTCTCAGTGAACTGCTGCAGAGCAGTGGTAATGTGATCAGTGAGAGCTACTGTGCACAAGTTTGTAAAACAACAGGCCATTCTGACTCCTCGAACAACAGAGATGTATGCCAACAAGATGACGATAACTGTTACACTTCCCACAGAAAAAGAACTCACTCTAGGCAAACCTCTTTCCAAGAATCTGACCAAACTCAAGTTATACAACCAGCTACTTTGAAAGAATGTACAGACTTCAATCAGGAATACTCACCAATGTCTCAGTCCTTCAGTTCCGCAGCTAATTTCAAAACAGAGACATTGTTTGAAGAAGAGTCATCTCAACCTGAAGAGGCTCAGGTGACGCTGCCTCAAACACTGCCCAAGAGTGTCGAGTATGTGGCTTGCCATGTGGAACCGAAACCTGAAGATATGATTGACTTGGACCTGTTCGAGGATGAACTAGATTCTTGCGAGCTTGTGTCCATGGAAGAGGAGAGTTTTCCTACAGCTTCTAAGGGATCTGCTTCTGTAGATTCCTATGGTGGAACACCAAACAAGAGCAAGCTCAGCCCAGGCACACTAAACGTTGTCAAAAGCTCGGTGAAGCAATTCCGAAGGTTCCATTTTGACAGGGCAGGCATAGATGTTGACCTGCTGTCAACTCCTCCAGAGAAGCTCAATTTACTTCTGTTGGACTATTTCAAAGAAGCAAGAAAAATAGATGGCAGAGAGTTAAATGCCAGGACATTGAAAAATGTGCAGGTCCATTTGGACATGTTCCTGAAGGATGCTGGTTACCCACACTCCATCAGCAAAGACAGACAGTTCCAGTCTTGCCGTGACTATCTGAAGAGGAAGATAAGTGAAGGGGGAAAAGTTGTGGCCCAGAAACATTCCcctgttgatgataatgacataGAGACCTTGTTCCAGGCTGGCCAGCTTGGTGCCCATAGTCCTGAAATTCTCACCAACACGATGTGGTTTCTGAACTCCAAATACTTTGCTATCAGACGGCCAGCCGAGCACCTTGGCATGAAATGGGGAGACCTTTTGTTGAAGAGTAATGAAAAAGGACAGGAATATTTAGAACGTCCAATAAATAACAGTTTTTCCCTGAAAGTGTTTGCAAAGCCTCAGACTCCAAACAGATGCTTTGTGTACTTTTACAAACAGTACAGAGCCATGAGACCCAATACCTTTCTCGATGAAGGGAGTCCATTTTATCTGAAATATGACAGGAACCAAGGTCCAAAAAACTATCGCCTTCTGTCAGAGACACCATCATACTCTTCGTTTCTTAATATTTGGAGGAAAATGATTGCTGGGTCATATCTACCCATCAATAAGAAAATATATTag
- the LOC137266083 gene encoding uncharacterized protein isoform X1 has product METMDDQYSVQFFTSFIEKLQGLCKSYLKYSQFVEVSGYVCVEIDNLKKERYVLSELLQSSGNVVSESFCTKVFKASENGQSQRQEPLSRTDVRQPRDTTIEDVKVFSHQSVTSVTSQSVFPSRGSSDSMVLPHFPVNQDPHEGCSSSSQSDRKPNLDIGQFNLHRPTSNMTLSCSEISSDEAHQSTFQSTTSRIKRRKLSGYAASTPVESPASFSNQSCSSESDHFCDLVLSAASEISEVQVTLPDSLTEDVGDSRDPGCSNTTDDEVIDLDMFDDELTSTSADFSSSFQDHSLADITQKMSFDTSLLTQDKHKKTQNPGSLNVLKSVVKQFKKYHFEKSGVELDLISTPPEELNDLLLDYFMGAKKSDGSELTVGSLKNAQVYLERYLKQEGYAYSITRDSRFKPSRDYIKNKQDECGKVRASIKHIPIDDNDVEVMFQKNLLGGHNPDSLFNTMWFLNSKYFAKRKPREHFNMKWGDILLKVNENGQEYLERPINNSFSLKVFAKPEDPARCFVNFYKQYRDKRPMMTLDKEFPFYLKFNKIPGNQLMWFLPEQMMWSPFTYIWRKIVLASGLPLTKRIL; this is encoded by the coding sequence ATGGAGACAATGGACGATCAATACTCAGTGCAGTTCTTTACCTCCTTTATAGAGAAGCTTCAAGGATTGTGCAAAAGTTACTTGAAATACAGTCAGTTTGTGGAGGTCAGTGGCTATGTGTGTGTGGAGATCGACAACCTGAAGAAGGAGAGATATGTCCTCAGTGAACTCCTACAGAGCAGTGGTAATGTGGTCAGTGAGAGCTTCTGTACGAAAGTGTTCAAGGCCTCTGAGAACGGTCAGTCACAACGTCAGGAACCACTGAGTAGGACAGATGTGAGACAACCCCGAGACACAACAATCGAGGATGTTAAAGTGTTCAGTCATCAGAGTGTTACCTCTGTTACAAGTCAGTCTGTGTTTCCCAGCCGAGGTAGCTCTGATTCCATGGTACTACCTCATTTTCCAGTGAATCAGGATCCTCATGAAGGGTGCTCCAGCTCCTCCCAGAGTGACAGGAAACCTAATCTTGACATTGGCCAGTTTAACCTCCACAGGCCCACTTCAAACATGACTCTTTCATGCTCTGAGATAAGTTCAGATGAAGCCCACCAGAGCACATTCCAATCCACTACTTCCAGGATTAAGAGAAGGAAATTGTCAGGATACGCTGCGAGCACTCCAGTCGAGTCTCCAGCGTCGTTCAGCAATCAGTCATGCAGTTCAGAATCAGACCATTTTTGTGACCTTGTGTTGAGTGCCGCATCAGAGATCAGTGAAGTGCAGGTGACGCTGCCAGACAGTCTGACAGAGGATGTAGGAGACTCGCGGGATCCAGGATGCTCAAACACCACAGACGATGAAGTCATAGATCTGGACATGTTTGATGATGAATTGACAAGCACTTCAGCTGACTTCAGCTCATCCTTTCAAGATCACAGCTTAGCAGATATTACCCAGAAAATGTCATTCGACACTAGTCTGCTGACTCAAGACAAGCATAAGAAAACTCAAAATCCAGGTTCTTTAAATGTCTTGAAGTCTGTAGTGAAGCAGTTCAAGAAGTATCACTTTGAGAAGTCTGGTGTGGAACTTGATTTGATATCTACCCCTCCTGAAGAACTAAATGATCTGTTGCTGGACTATTTTATGGGAGCTAAGAAATCTGATGGGAGTGAGTTAACTGTTGGTTCTCTCAAGAATGCTCAAGTGTATCTTGAAAGGTATTTGAAACAAGAAGGTTATGCTTATTCGATAACAAGGGATAGTAGATTTAAACCTAGCAGGGACTACATCAAAAACAAACAGGATGAGTGTGGGAAGGTCCGTGCATCAATAAAACACATCCCAATAGACGATAATGACGTGGAGGTCATGTTTCAGAAGAATCTTCTCGGAGGACACAATCCAGACTCTCTCTTTAACACAATGTGGTTcttaaattcaaaatatttcgcCAAAAGAAAACCAAGGgaacatttcaatatgaaaTGGGGAGACATCTTATTGAAGGTCAATGAAAATGGCCAGGAGTACCTTGAACGTCCAATAAACAATTCATTTTCTCTGAAAGTGTTTGCAAAGCCAGAAGATCCTGCAAGATGTTTTGTGAACTTTTACAAGCAATACCGAGACAAGCGACCCATGATGACTTTAGATAAAGAGTTTCCCTTCTATctgaagttcaacaaaattccAGGGAATCAGTTAATGTGGTTCTTGCCAGAACAGATGATGTGGTCTCCGTTCACGTACATATGGAGGAAAATAGTTCTAGCATCAGGACTCCCTTTAACAAAGAGAATTTTATGA